The Thermobifida halotolerans sequence CGCGACACCGGGGAAGTCGCCGTCGTCGAGGCGGGCCGTCTCGTACTGCAGGCGCCCCACCTCCAACAGCGACCCGCGGTAGTGCAGGGCGATCCAGACGGGCAGGTCCAGACCCACCCGCCCGTACATGCGGCGGGTCTTGGCCACGTGGCGGCCCACGTCGGCGAGGGTGGCCGCGGTGACGTCGGCGGGCACACCGCGGCGGCGGTGCTGCTCGCGCAGCAGGGGCGTGGCGGCGAGGAACGCGTAGACGGGGGCGCAGCGCACACGGGCGTCGTCGGCGGAGGTCAGGTCGGGCCAGTCGACCCAGCCGGGGCGGCCCTGGTCGGCGACGACACGGGCGTGGCAGGCGTCCAGCAGCCACCGGGCGGTATCGGGCCAGTCCGGGGCGGGCCACAGGGCCAGCAGGTCGGCGCGGTCCGCCTCATCGAACGCGAGCGCGTCCAACACCCCGCGCGCGGCCTCGGGCGGAGGCAGCGGCGCGGGCTCGGGAGCGGGAAAGTCGGCGAGGGAGGCCAGGGTGGGGGCCGCGTCGGCGGCAAGCCCCAGGGCACGAGCGGTCGCGGAAAGGTCCATGCTGCCATCCTGGCGGCCTTTCCGTCCTCCGGGGAAAGGGATTCTTCGGGCCCGTCCCACCGCCCCGGGGGACGGCCCCTCAGAGGGCAGCAGCCCGAAAAAAGCAAGATGCTACCTGGAAGACACCGGTAGTGGTGGTGCACGCAATGATTTTTCTTTCCGGTGAGGCGCACGTCACATTCGGCGCATAGGCTTTGCTTCGACAACACCTGACCGACCCCATGACCACGAAAGGGGACAGACAGCGATGGCCGACCCCGAACAGCAGGTCCGCGACTGGCTCACCGCCTACACCGCACCCACCACGACCGTGGCCCACCTGCTGTGTGATCGGCACGACCCGGCCCGCACCGCCGTCACCGAGGTCGCCCCCGACCTGTCGGCGACCACCCTGACCTTCGGCGACCTCGCCCACCGCTCGACGGCCCTGGCCGCGGTCCTGGCCGGACGCGGCGTGGGCGCGGGCGACCGCGTGGCCACCCTGCTGCCCCTCGGTACCGAGTTGACCGTCACCGCCGTGGCCGTCTGGCGGCTGGGCGCCGTCCTGGTCCCGCTGCCCCCCGTCCTGGCCGCCTCGGCCGTCGACCAGCGGCTGCGGCAGGCGGCCGCACGCACCGTGGTCTGCACCGGTGACCAGACCGCCAAGCTCGCCCCCGACGCCGTCCAGGCGGTGGTGGCCGTCGACCGCGACGCGCCCGCGGCCGAGACGGGACAGGCCCCCGAGCCCGCAGCCGCCGCCCCCGACGCCCCCCTGCTGATCAGCCACACCCCCGGAGTGGCCGGCCCCCCACGCCAGATCACCGTTCCCGTGCGCGCCCTGGCCGCCTTCCACGCCCACCACCACTACGGACTGGGCGTGCGCGACGACGACGTCTACTGGTGCTTCAGCGAGCCCGGCGACCCCCACGGCCTCTACTACGGGCTCATCTCCCCCCTGCTGGCCGGGCACGCCTGCCTGCACCTGCGCGCGGGCTTCGACCCGGAGCTGACACTGGACGTGATGGAGACCTTCGGCGTCACCCGCCTGGCGGCGGCCCCCACCGTCTACCGGGCGCTGCGCACGGCCACCAAGACCCTGCCGCCCGAGATCATGGTGCGCAGCCTGGCCAGCAACGGCGACGCGCTGCGCACCGACCTCACCGACTGGGCACTGGGCACCTTCGGGGTGGGCATCAGCGACCACTACGGCAACGCCGAGAGCGGGATCGTGGCCGTGGGCGACGGACACGGCGGCCCGCTGACCGCCCTGCCCGGATTCACGCTGGCCGTTTTGGACCCGCTCAGCGACACCCCCGCCGAGACCGGGACGGTCGGCCGGGTGGCCGTCGACACCGCCACCAGCCCCGCCTGGTGGTTCGACGGCTACTCCGACGACCCCCTGGCCTCGGCGCGCCGCTTCAGCCCCGACCGCCGCTGGTACCTGACCGGCGACACCGGGACCGTCGACGAGTACGGCGCCGTCCACCTGACCCGCCGCGACGGCGAGGTGATCATCACCTCCGGCTACCGGATCGGCCCCTACGACGTGGAGTCGGTGCTGCTGGGGCACGAGGCGGTCGACGAGGTCGCCGTCTACGGCGTTCCCGACCCCGCGCGGGGCGCGCTTGTCGCGGCCAACGTGGTGACCGCCCCGGGCGTCTCCCCCACCCCGGAGCTCGCCGAGGAGCTCAAGCGGCTGGTCGCCGAACGCTTCGCCGAGGCCGCCGTGCCGCAGCGGTTGACGTTCGTCGCGCACCTGCCCAAGACCGCCAGCGGCAAGCTGCGC is a genomic window containing:
- a CDS encoding acyltransferase domain-containing protein, encoding MDLSATARALGLAADAAPTLASLADFPAPEPAPLPPPEAARGVLDALAFDEADRADLLALWPAPDWPDTARWLLDACHARVVADQGRPGWVDWPDLTSADDARVRCAPVYAFLAATPLLREQHRRRGVPADVTAATLADVGRHVAKTRRMYGRVGLDLPVWIALHYRGSLLEVGRLQYETARLDDGDFPGVAELAGGQPLARLHIPASGPLAPEAVDASLARARAVLAAVTGQEVRVATCTSWLLDPQLRRYLPAGSNILAFQDRFTLTDRVGPGDADVFRFVFECPEVAPDRVEPASRLQRGVLDLLERGGSWRVRTGWLRLP
- a CDS encoding AMP-binding protein, which encodes MADPEQQVRDWLTAYTAPTTTVAHLLCDRHDPARTAVTEVAPDLSATTLTFGDLAHRSTALAAVLAGRGVGAGDRVATLLPLGTELTVTAVAVWRLGAVLVPLPPVLAASAVDQRLRQAAARTVVCTGDQTAKLAPDAVQAVVAVDRDAPAAETGQAPEPAAAAPDAPLLISHTPGVAGPPRQITVPVRALAAFHAHHHYGLGVRDDDVYWCFSEPGDPHGLYYGLISPLLAGHACLHLRAGFDPELTLDVMETFGVTRLAAAPTVYRALRTATKTLPPEIMVRSLASNGDALRTDLTDWALGTFGVGISDHYGNAESGIVAVGDGHGGPLTALPGFTLAVLDPLSDTPAETGTVGRVAVDTATSPAWWFDGYSDDPLASARRFSPDRRWYLTGDTGTVDEYGAVHLTRRDGEVIITSGYRIGPYDVESVLLGHEAVDEVAVYGVPDPARGALVAANVVTAPGVSPTPELAEELKRLVAERFAEAAVPQRLTFVAHLPKTASGKLRRNRLRASAA